One segment of uncultured Desulfovibrio sp. DNA contains the following:
- a CDS encoding methyl-accepting chemotaxis protein has protein sequence MLADLKIARKLSLLLVLPMATFLFVVSAENIQRWKAIDRLKSDERSLVVSLSAGDLIHELQKERGYTAGFLGSKGKRFASELTEQTDKSNSAYKNFTAVLAGADGLENGSLARIFAASTQNFTDLSTTRNAAKDARIDALQAIAAYNTSINELITAISELNARADLAFTSIIQLLHGKEIAGQERATLNAAFSAGTFSKQLYRDWLYRVSAQNTYLRSFAELGGKAALNLLQGKMQSVDEEVTKFRDTAYANLEKSSLEADPQQWFAASTRRIDKLMEVEKAWGEQLLGNARDEVRSAQKELAIAVSGALLVAFFTVLLGWRICITIGRPVRSTLRYAQGITQGDFDSVLTVKQNDEIGGLADVLREMVARLKEQIQAAQKQHALADECGKLAEQCRITAEQSEKEANTRASTLATAVDKIHGVVESLNLALNNLEDQVSISTQGATSQSNRLDTTTSAMQEMSTTVIEVAKNAADAAQTAENSHTKASEGSTVVENVISAIAQVQEQSNKMKVDMGLLGQQAEGIGQVLDVISDIADQTNLLALNAAIEAARAGDAGRGFAVVADEVRKLAEKTMTATKEVGEAIHAVQGGTRKHISHVEQSAATIEQVTVLARQSGETLQALVQLANASTIQAQSIATASEEQSAASETIHSSLEDINQLALNTANAMDQATSVLNELRTQTDILVGVMADLNNTGIKKSVLR, from the coding sequence ATGCTTGCCGACCTCAAGATTGCCCGCAAACTCAGTCTTCTGCTCGTACTGCCTATGGCGACTTTTCTCTTTGTTGTTTCGGCAGAAAATATTCAACGCTGGAAGGCCATAGACCGTCTCAAATCTGACGAACGTTCTCTGGTTGTCAGCTTGTCTGCGGGTGACTTGATCCATGAACTGCAAAAAGAACGCGGCTATACTGCTGGCTTTCTGGGCAGCAAGGGGAAAAGGTTTGCTTCCGAACTGACGGAACAGACAGATAAATCAAATTCTGCCTACAAGAACTTTACTGCCGTGCTTGCTGGTGCGGATGGCCTGGAAAATGGCTCTCTTGCCAGAATATTTGCTGCATCAACCCAAAATTTTACAGACCTTTCTACAACCAGAAACGCAGCCAAAGATGCCCGCATTGATGCCCTTCAGGCCATCGCGGCGTACAATACAAGCATCAATGAACTGATCACTGCGATTTCTGAACTGAACGCCCGCGCCGACCTTGCCTTTACATCAATCATTCAGCTTTTGCACGGCAAGGAGATTGCCGGGCAGGAGCGTGCCACGCTCAACGCCGCCTTTTCTGCCGGAACCTTCAGCAAGCAGCTTTACCGCGACTGGCTCTACAGGGTCAGCGCACAGAACACCTACCTGCGTTCGTTTGCGGAGCTGGGCGGCAAGGCGGCGCTGAACCTGCTGCAAGGCAAAATGCAATCTGTCGATGAAGAGGTGACGAAATTCCGCGATACTGCCTATGCCAACCTGGAAAAATCCAGCCTTGAGGCTGACCCGCAGCAGTGGTTTGCCGCGTCCACCCGCCGCATTGACAAGCTGATGGAAGTGGAAAAAGCCTGGGGCGAGCAACTGCTTGGAAATGCCCGCGATGAAGTGCGTTCAGCCCAAAAGGAACTCGCCATTGCTGTTTCAGGCGCGCTTCTGGTGGCTTTTTTCACTGTTCTGCTGGGCTGGAGAATCTGCATCACCATCGGCAGGCCTGTACGCAGCACCTTGCGTTACGCCCAAGGCATAACGCAGGGGGATTTTGATTCGGTTCTTACAGTCAAACAAAATGACGAAATTGGCGGCCTTGCCGATGTACTGCGCGAAATGGTCGCCCGCCTGAAAGAACAGATCCAGGCGGCCCAAAAGCAGCATGCCCTTGCTGATGAATGCGGCAAATTGGCAGAACAATGCAGAATAACAGCCGAGCAGTCTGAGAAGGAAGCAAATACAAGAGCCAGCACCCTTGCAACGGCTGTAGACAAAATTCACGGCGTTGTGGAATCGCTCAATCTCGCCCTCAATAACCTTGAGGATCAGGTGAGTATTTCTACACAAGGCGCAACAAGCCAGTCCAACAGGCTTGATACTACAACCAGCGCCATGCAGGAAATGAGTACTACAGTCATTGAAGTTGCCAAAAATGCTGCGGATGCCGCCCAAACGGCAGAAAATTCGCATACCAAGGCAAGCGAAGGCTCCACAGTTGTTGAAAATGTCATTTCTGCAATCGCTCAGGTGCAAGAGCAGTCCAATAAAATGAAGGTCGATATGGGCCTGCTCGGTCAACAGGCTGAAGGCATTGGACAAGTTCTGGATGTCATCAGCGATATTGCCGACCAGACCAACCTTTTGGCTCTCAACGCGGCCATTGAAGCTGCGCGCGCTGGCGATGCAGGCCGGGGGTTTGCCGTGGTTGCCGATGAAGTGCGCAAACTTGCCGAAAAAACCATGACAGCGACCAAGGAGGTGGGAGAAGCCATCCATGCGGTTCAGGGTGGAACACGCAAACATATCTCGCATGTGGAGCAGTCCGCTGCAACCATTGAGCAGGTCACGGTTCTGGCCCGGCAGTCTGGCGAAACATTGCAGGCGCTTGTGCAGCTGGCAAACGCTTCCACCATCCAGGCCCAGTCCATTGCCACAGCTTCCGAAGAGCAGTCAGCCGCCAGCGAAACCATCCACAGCAGCCTTGAAGATATCAATCAGCTTGCCCTTAATACCGCAAACGCCATGGACCAGGCGACCTCAGTTCTCAACGAGTTGCGCACACAGACTGACATTCTGGTCGGTGTTATGGCGGATTTAAACAATACCGGCATCAAGAAATCTGTTTTGAGGTAA